One region of Sphingomonas bisphenolicum genomic DNA includes:
- a CDS encoding PilZ domain-containing protein, whose amino-acid sequence MTVDKLAFRFDRRQHPRFVTAFEAELLEGDEARMVIVGDISAGGCLLEEGRGLKVGSRVQLRAKGLDMASRISWVRDDLCGVRFTQMVDPLQVIQDNMTSVPSLTDMIAKFSRDRLDGAELRR is encoded by the coding sequence ATGACAGTCGATAAATTGGCCTTCAGATTTGACCGGAGGCAACATCCGCGCTTCGTCACCGCTTTCGAAGCCGAATTGCTCGAAGGCGATGAAGCGCGCATGGTGATCGTCGGCGATATCTCGGCGGGCGGATGCCTGCTGGAAGAAGGTCGCGGATTAAAGGTCGGTAGTCGCGTGCAGCTCCGCGCCAAGGGGCTGGACATGGCATCGCGTATCAGCTGGGTTCGCGACGACCTGTGCGGCGTGCGCTTCACCCAGATGGTGGACCCGCTACAGGTCATTCAGGATAATATGACGAGCGTTCCAAGCCTGACGGATATGATCGCGAAATTCTCGCGGGACCGCCTGGACGGGGCCGAATTACGGCGTTGA